A genomic region of Paenibacillus sp. PL2-23 contains the following coding sequences:
- a CDS encoding ABC transporter ATP-binding protein, whose protein sequence is MIQVKQLRFAYPQAAAPTLRGLDFSIQAGEVFGFLGPSGAGKSTMQKLLIGSLKQYEGEAKVMGKEIRDVNSDYYEKIGVAFEFPNFYHKLTVLENLKLFQSLYSGPTEEPRSLLAKVGLEGAAHQKVSELSKGMKMRLNFCRSIMHRPDLLFLDEPTSGLDPVNAKIMKELILEKKASGTTIIITTHNMQAAEELCDRVAFIVDGQIKLIDSPRELKLRLGARRICVEYRDGGGGLLAEEFPMDGIGENERFLQLLRQYPIETMHSRESTLEQIFIDVTGRALV, encoded by the coding sequence ATGATTCAAGTGAAACAGCTTCGGTTCGCCTATCCCCAAGCCGCTGCTCCAACGCTGAGGGGACTCGACTTTTCTATCCAGGCAGGGGAAGTGTTCGGCTTCCTTGGCCCATCTGGTGCTGGCAAGAGCACCATGCAAAAGCTGTTAATAGGTTCCCTGAAGCAGTACGAAGGCGAAGCAAAGGTAATGGGTAAGGAAATCCGGGATGTGAATTCAGATTATTATGAAAAAATCGGAGTCGCCTTCGAGTTTCCTAACTTTTATCACAAATTGACGGTGCTTGAAAACTTGAAGCTTTTCCAATCGCTCTACTCAGGACCAACAGAAGAACCGAGGTCGCTGCTGGCGAAAGTAGGTCTGGAAGGAGCGGCGCATCAGAAGGTGTCGGAGCTGTCCAAGGGGATGAAGATGAGACTGAATTTTTGCCGTTCCATTATGCACCGTCCCGATCTATTATTCTTGGATGAACCCACGTCGGGTCTGGACCCTGTTAATGCCAAGATCATGAAGGAGCTGATTCTGGAGAAGAAGGCGTCCGGCACCACCATCATTATTACGACGCATAACATGCAGGCGGCAGAGGAACTCTGCGACCGTGTCGCGTTCATCGTGGATGGTCAGATCAAGCTGATCGATTCTCCCAGAGAGCTGAAGCTTCGATTGGGCGCAAGACGAATTTGCGTAGAGTATCGAGATGGAGGCGGCGGGCTGCTGGCCGAAGAATTCCCAATGGACGGGATTGGAGAGAACGAACGATTCTTACAGCTGCTTCGTCAGTATCCGATCGAGACGATGCATTCCCGGGAATCGACGCTTGAGCAGATTTTTATTGATGTCACGGGGAGAGCCTTGGTATGA
- a CDS encoding ABC transporter permease: protein MRRTFLTIVYDIRFQLRHGFYWVYAIICAVYGLLLHFVPAGYKEKITLLLTFSDPSAVGLILAGGIVLLEKDQGIHASLFVTPLRLREYMTAKAVSLSILSLSAAWAIHVSSLGMPDHPLLFSLGVVLTSSMITWLSIGVVVRTESINGFILLSQLYAIPFIVPLIGFFGIGPASPYAVIPTSGSLILLRSSYSVVTAGEVVYAISILLLGNIGVYVWAKRSFSRKILGDGGVFG from the coding sequence ATGAGAAGAACATTCCTCACCATTGTATACGACATTCGGTTCCAGCTTCGTCACGGCTTCTACTGGGTTTATGCCATCATCTGCGCGGTATACGGATTACTGCTGCATTTCGTACCTGCCGGGTACAAGGAGAAGATCACGCTTCTGCTGACTTTTTCTGATCCCAGTGCTGTAGGTTTGATATTGGCGGGAGGGATTGTGCTGCTGGAGAAGGATCAGGGCATACATGCGAGCTTGTTCGTTACGCCGCTAAGGCTTCGGGAATATATGACGGCAAAGGCGGTTTCCTTATCGATTCTATCCTTGTCGGCGGCCTGGGCGATTCATGTGTCCTCGCTAGGCATGCCGGATCATCCGCTGTTGTTCTCCCTTGGCGTGGTGCTGACCTCAAGCATGATTACATGGTTATCGATCGGCGTGGTTGTCCGGACGGAATCCATTAACGGCTTTATTCTGCTGTCGCAATTGTACGCCATACCCTTTATAGTGCCTCTAATCGGCTTTTTCGGAATCGGTCCAGCCAGCCCGTACGCCGTTATCCCCACATCGGGGTCGCTGATTCTATTGCGTTCCTCTTATTCGGTCGTAACCGCGGGAGAGGTCGTATATGCAATCAGCATCTTGCTGCTCGGCAACATCGGCGTCTACGTATGGGCAAAGCGGTCTTTCAGTCGTAAAATATTAGGGGATGGGGGCGTGTTTGGATGA
- a CDS encoding AraC family transcriptional regulator, giving the protein MIEFLPPNLHQLDLHLVQFGMEQCPPNHTVGPGVRDYYKIHCVLEGEGDFEIAGNAYHLGPGQGFLISPGTVSRYAADEVRPWRYCWIGFDGIKAATLLGQAGLSNERPVFRAEDAAFYEGLIQRMESTSYMKAGRVMRLTGLLYEWLSGIIETGSTVPAILVPQSRERYIAQVVHLIEANYASHLTVEDIARSIGLQRSYLNALFHDEMGSSIQAHLIAYRMRRACDLLVSTKLAVGDIARSVGYDDPLVFSKMFRKTMGESPTAYRAGLIIEE; this is encoded by the coding sequence ATGATCGAATTTCTGCCCCCTAACCTGCATCAGCTTGACCTTCATCTTGTTCAATTCGGCATGGAGCAATGCCCGCCGAATCATACCGTTGGGCCCGGCGTAAGGGATTATTACAAAATTCATTGCGTGCTGGAGGGGGAGGGCGACTTCGAAATTGCGGGCAATGCCTATCATCTGGGTCCGGGACAAGGCTTCCTGATCAGTCCCGGCACCGTTTCCCGCTACGCGGCGGATGAGGTGCGCCCCTGGCGTTATTGCTGGATCGGCTTCGATGGCATCAAAGCGGCGACTTTGCTTGGCCAGGCAGGGCTGTCCAACGAGCGGCCTGTATTCCGCGCAGAAGATGCAGCCTTCTATGAAGGCTTAATCCAGCGAATGGAGAGTACAAGCTATATGAAGGCCGGTCGTGTTATGAGGCTGACAGGGCTGCTGTACGAGTGGCTGTCCGGTATCATCGAGACGGGATCGACTGTGCCCGCCATTCTCGTGCCGCAATCGCGGGAGCGCTACATTGCGCAAGTCGTTCATCTCATTGAAGCGAATTATGCAAGCCATCTTACAGTAGAAGACATCGCGCGGAGCATTGGCTTGCAGAGGAGCTATCTGAACGCCTTATTCCACGACGAGATGGGCAGCAGTATTCAGGCGCATCTCATTGCTTACCGGATGAGGCGGGCCTGCGACTTGCTGGTCTCGACGAAGCTCGCGGTTGGCGATATTGCCCGGTCTGTTGGCTACGACGATCCCCTCGTCTTCTCCAAGATGTTTCGCAAGACAATGGGAGAGTCCCCGACGGCGTACCGCGCTGGATTGATAATTGAAGAGTGA
- the mgrA gene encoding L-glyceraldehyde 3-phosphate reductase has protein sequence MPYTADESRYNQMVYNRCGRSGIKLPAISLGLWHNYGGQDVFENGRAIARAAFDAGITHFDLANNYGPPYGSAEESFGRILKKDLAPYRDELLISTKAGYDMWPGPYGDWGSKKYLVASLDQSLRRMELDYVDIFYHHRPDPNTPLEETMAALDLIVRQGKALYVGLSNYREKEAREAAAILKRLGTPCLIHQASYSILDRWIEDGLHNAMNEEGVGIIGFVPLAQGVLTNKYLNGIPADSRAAGHSRFLSKDSITESKLAIVQKLNELARQRGQSLAQMALAWVLREGGVSSALIGASKVSQIEENVRTLDNLAFSDEELRLIDEISRGEG, from the coding sequence ATGCCATATACAGCTGACGAAAGCCGATATAACCAAATGGTCTATAATCGCTGCGGAAGAAGCGGCATCAAGCTTCCGGCCATATCGCTTGGTCTGTGGCACAATTATGGCGGACAGGATGTGTTCGAGAACGGGCGGGCTATCGCACGGGCGGCCTTTGACGCGGGTATTACACACTTCGATCTGGCCAATAACTACGGACCGCCTTACGGTTCGGCGGAGGAGTCGTTCGGTCGAATATTGAAGAAGGACCTGGCGCCTTACCGGGATGAGCTGCTGATCTCTACCAAAGCGGGATATGATATGTGGCCGGGGCCTTACGGCGATTGGGGCTCCAAGAAGTATCTTGTGGCCAGCCTCGACCAGAGTCTTCGTCGGATGGAGCTCGATTATGTGGATATCTTCTATCATCATCGTCCAGATCCCAACACACCGCTGGAAGAGACGATGGCTGCTCTGGATCTTATCGTTCGCCAAGGCAAAGCGCTCTATGTGGGACTCTCCAACTACAGGGAAAAGGAGGCCCGCGAGGCCGCTGCCATCCTGAAGCGACTAGGCACGCCGTGTCTCATTCATCAAGCCAGCTACTCCATACTGGACCGATGGATTGAGGATGGCCTTCATAACGCCATGAATGAGGAAGGCGTCGGCATTATCGGATTTGTGCCGCTTGCCCAGGGTGTCCTGACGAACAAATATTTGAACGGCATTCCGGCTGATTCTCGGGCTGCCGGCCATAGCCGCTTCCTCAGCAAGGACAGCATCACAGAGTCAAAGCTGGCAATTGTGCAGAAGCTGAACGAGCTTGCCCGGCAGCGGGGCCAAAGCTTGGCGCAGATGGCGCTTGCTTGGGTGCTTCGTGAAGGCGGCGTATCCTCCGCTCTGATCGGCGCCAGCAAAGTGAGCCAGATTGAGGAGAACGTCAGGACGCTGGACAATCTCGCGTTCTCGGACGAGGAGCTGCGGCTGATCGATGAGATTTCCAGAGGAGAAGGATGA